The sequence ttttttcaaagagatttgttttttctctaCCTGGTAATAACAGCTTAGGCTTTTTTTTGCAATAAATTCTAGTTAAATGGCTTGGTGAGGAAACAGTTTACTTTTTTAGGTAACGGCTGCAATCACACACCAAAGCAGTGATGTTTAGTTTTCCCTCTTACGCTGAAACACTGGCCTTTTGCATTGTGGATGGTGAAAACAATTTCAACCACAGGAACTCCAGCCATGAAAAACAGTGTGATGGAAGGTGTAGAAGAGAgtacagagcagcagccagtgTTTAGCTAGCTCCTTTCCAGAGTTTGTGCCAAGAGGacactgaaactgaaggaaatgttaactttctgctggctgtagcttcatatttaccatgtGAATATGACAGTGGTGTCGCTCTTCCCATGTAACGCTcgataagaaagaaaataactgtATTTCCTAAATTGTCAGActttttggtaaaaaaaaaacagacaatagAGGAATagaatgttttgtattttattgatGGTAATTTTCAGGTTACATCAGGCTAGACATAGGAGAATACAATCCTAGCAAACTGAAAAAGTCTCTTAATTCTGattgaagatgatgaagattgagttgcttcttttttttttttttaaatgcaatatcatttatatttttctggCTCCATGTAAGTCTTGGCGTTAAAATACAGTAGTTAGTTGTGAAGGGATGCTCGAGTTtaaagcagtggttctcaaccaGTGAGTCATGGAGCTGTTGTAATAGAGGTGTGGATGTGTGGAAATAATGGAAAGTTACACccagtttttatatttgtgaAAGGTGCCAGCACCTACACTCACATTCTATTGCAGGAACACTGGTATTTTGAATTATGAACATCTTATAGCCtatatatgttttttatgttattgaaaaaaaatatcatttttaGTGTTTAAGAGAAGATGTGCAAAAACCTATAAAATGATTGCAGAGGTCACTTAAGGAAGAGATGATGTCCCACAGTTTCTCGCTTATTCTCAACTGGACTTTGTTCTCCTTGGTTTTATTGTGACCACAAGGAATGCTGCAAATTACAGATCACTTTAGTGAAAAATAACAACTTCATATATCACTGTCTCATTCTGTGACTCAGACTGTGACTTCTGGATCTGAATTTGGTGCAGATGCAAAACCAGCTGAGAACCACTTGCTTAAAAACTCCTTTTAGAATAGCAGGCAAAGTGGAATTGCAGCAAGAGTACACAGACAAAGCAGCTATAACCATGAGCAGAGTCTATCTTGATATAAATGTGATCAAACAATGTTGAACTGGCAGACGGAGGCTTTCTCCTCGCGACAGTTCTCGTCAAACCACTTCCCCCGGGCGGCCACCGACAGGATGGCACAGTTCTGGGAGTGGCCGCCGTCCGGCTGAGGGGACCGGGAATTGGACGTGTCCCAGTTTTTGTATGCAATGTTGATGCCGGTCTGGTCCATCCAGGTTCCCTCAGTCACCATGTCGTTGACGCCAAGCCAGACCTGCTCATCTGGGCCGATGCTCTGGCGGATGTAGTCTCTGAGCTGGTCATTCTCATTGCTGGATGTGGGCGTACCGAGGACACCGCCCATGGAGTTACAGTCTTCACTGGCAGTGTGATAGCGCTTCCTCACAGGGTCAGCCAGGAAACACTTGCCATGGATCTTTATGCCTTTCAAACAGACTaaggaggaaaatgaaaggTAGATGCTTAGATAGAACTAAACTGTGATTTAGTGTCATCTTTAATTTTTATGCTTTGGAGATATTACAGGCATCCTTTTATCTCCCTTTGATAATATGAATAAAAGTAGCCCTGTGGTGttttggaaacacaaaataagcgCAAGATCCTCAGTGATAATGaacaaagtgaaagtgaaaaaggtGATTTTTGTCAAAGATTTTTGGATTTGTAGTAACAACAGGAACAACTGGATATCATTTTGTGTTCTGAACAAGAGATCAGACCAAGGTTTGCCATGTGCTTTCCAGATTAAAATGTGTGGTTTCAAAGACTACACATGTAAcccatctgtctttatttttaagaGAGGCGTACCTCAGACTACTGGCTCCAACATGAATACATTGCCtttaaatgttcacatttcAATCTGCAGATAGAGGTGAGATGAAGAAGTGTTGTTTGTGATCATTTTCAGTGTGATACTAACGGCTGCTGCTTCCCCACTTCCACAGGTGATCCTAAATGAGGCCCAGTTACTGAAGTGCATGTCTAAAGCAAGAAGGTTTTCATCTCACTCAAGAACACTTCAGCAGCCAGAAGTTTATTGATTCATTGGCTCAAACCTGGATAATTTTTAAGTCTGAACAATGACTGCATTAAACTGTGAAGAGACCCCGGAGCCGGCCCCTGTTGACCCCTGACTTCTCCTCTAGCCCTTCGTTTCTGTGCGCAAATTGTCTTGTCCCATATTACAAACTGATTCTAATCAGGAGTGTGTGGTGCGATCCCACTGGAAAAGTGACAACATTTGTTGTTGGTAAGtatatgttttaataaacataCTTAAAgcatagtaataataataaacataattaaTCTAAATGCAGTTGATTTTTGCTGTTGATGCACACAATTCTCCCTCAGTGCACAAAGGAAATGTGGGTAGTGGTGAAAGGGCTCcaaaaagtgtttgtttcaACCATCGGCTCTTCCATCATTTGTATGTGCGAACATGGTGTGATGAAGACATATAAAGTCCATCAAGACTAAATTTTGGCACGGGCCCCTCTACAAGACAGGGCCACAGATAAGGTCATAATGCAGCCCACCTCTGCTGACAGTGGGCCTTACATATTATGCACAACTGGCTGACGTGCAGTTGTTCTGTTTTGCCTGATTAGTAATCCAGCCTAACTTCAGACCACTTGATTAACCATTAAGTTATCATCACTGTCGTTAATCTAATAAGATTGTCCTGGTTGTGTGGCACATTTGGACAACAGAGTCCTATTTAGAGGAATTATTATATTCTTTTGCTAATTTAAATAAGATCCACCTGTTTAAAACTCAGTTTTACCTGTCTGCAGGGCCTGCTGTTCCTTCAGATGAGTGAGCTCCTGGACGATGTTGTCGATCTGTTTCTGTAGGTCCTCGATGGCACTATCCTTTGTCGTATCTGAGTCCAACAGCACCAGGGAAACACAAGAATTTAAATTCAGGTGATATgaaatttataaataaagtcaCGTGATTATGCGGAAAACACCACATTTAAGATGAATGAAGAAAATTCTATTTGATAGCTTTTCTCAAACAACCTGTAATACAGTCATGATGTCTAAATAATCTGCCATTCCTCCTGCAGGCTTTGATATTTTCCGTCTACCTTTTTTCACTGGCTTCTTCCTCGCTGGAGTCTGCTGAAACGAGCAGTTCACCAGTAGTAGTActcccagcagcacacacactcctttgaACTCCATGGTTAGACCTGTTGAATGAGGCTGCACCAACGTGGACGCCTGCAATttatctctctcgctctctcacacaccctcCCTCTCATCCCTCAGAACAGGGAAAAATACTGAAGTCCACAACTGCCATTTGCAGGAATAACATCCCAACCTCAGAAGCCTTAAaggatggtgtgtgtatgtgtgtgtgtgtgtgtgtgtgtcatctggcTCCAGACACTTCACTTGGAGGACCAGTGCTAAGCAGAGCCAGGTCTGGACAGCAGGTGGAGACCGGCAGACAAGGCAAGACAGTGTTAAATAGTCATGACATAACCCTGTGCAGCTTTCATCAAAGTGTATGAAAAAGAAGTAAACACTGACTCAACTGTTGCATAAAAGCCTCAATAACTTGGTTACAGTCTATTTCAAAAGGCTGCTTAAGTCCTTAAAAACAAGATGGAATAAGACTTTCCTTCCTAAAAACTGGCCAAAGGTGTTTTGGAAGCCCTTAGGTATGGCTTCATTTGGAAAGATTTTAATATTTCCCAGTGTTTTTGGCaacagtgaaacactgaaaccCAAAAAAACTCATTAATTGATACCTGTGCAGTATCTTataatttttaaatataattttctgcagacatttcttttttgtttcaaacCGTGCACTGAGAGCTCTGTCCACAAATATGAGTTTGTTTTGGACCCATCTGCTCTCAGCCTGAGCACACACCCTACAACAGTCTGAGGGAACAGTGGAAAAGATCCAGTCACATCTGGTCTTTCTGTAAGACTTCCACTTTACACAATCCTCGACTGACACGTGGCAAAGACAAAAGGACGCAGAGAGGTTGGACTTTTCCTGTGCAATGCTGTTGTGACAGTGTAGCACTGATCTCAGATCTGATAACTCACCAGAGTACCGAGTGTCACATTAGCGTCtttatcaaaataataataataataatgaactcAAACTTGGTGAGTGTGTAACTAAAACACCACAATACTGAAGTGTTTTTTCGATTAAATATATTGTTCAGCAACAGAATTTCATGGATGTACTTAGCGTTTTGATAAACATAGTCCCTCTGCAACATCCGCAGCACACTCAGTTATCTCAAAAATATTAACCCTGTCATGAAAAAGTATATCTGTACTGGATCTTTACCCCAAATtcaaaaacaattaattgatcaaCGGCAAACTTACAGgtaacaatttttattttataagccaaatgattaataaaaaaaaagtgcaatcCGATAATGACAGTGATTAGTAGCTGCAGCCTTAAATTAGACCTTTGATTAATAATAACTGGGTCCCTGATTTCTTCTACAGCAGCTGATGATTTATGATTCAAATGCCAATCAACCTccaacacagaaaaataaaacaagctgcCTTCTCCATCAGGTTGAGTGCAAACACAAATCTGGGTTTGTTCAGACTTTATAcatacattttgtgtgtttttcacaaatacaaagaaaagcagactgtaaaaattaaatgttttattagaaaatttatgtatacatgtacacacatactgtagatacAGTACTTGATCTTAACCAAGGAAGCcaactttctgtctcttctttcccAAACTCTCCTCTTGTTGCAGAAGCTTCATGAGCGGAGCATGAAGAGCTTTCCCGACCCGTTTACCTGCCTggagacagtaaaaataattttaataccATTCCACCATACAATCTTATTCATGCGTAATTTCAGATTTTACTGAGCACCTTGTGTTTattgtaaatttaaatgttatttccTGATTATTGGCTCAAGGaaaaatttcactgcttttatGCCAGAGTAACggttaaatgaaaaaataaataaaataaaacaacattatgCTAACGAATCAGCTGTGGTGAGGGGAAGCCAGATGGTCCAGAGGGAGGGCTGGACTCACCTCTGTCATTTCAAAGATGCTCTCTGGATCCAGGCTGCCTCCGCCCACCTTCCTCGTGCAGGTGACCGTGCCCTTGTGCGTGACAGAGATGATCAGGCTCGCCACAGAGCAGGCCTTCTCCTGCAGAGTCGCGTCCACCACATGTCTGTGACCCACCTGCAGGAAAGCAGTGTATATGCTTCACTTTTTGCATAACAATGAGCTTTAGAAACTCTCTACTTCTGAGAATCAGCCAGTGAGCTTACCTTGCACAAGGTCACTATGCAGGGGACGTTTTCTACATTAAGTCTCACACAGTCATACGGGTCGTCTGACAGCTCgatttcctttcctccttcgTCGTCTGCTGATATATGCACTCTGGGAATTCTGTCGGTAAAGGAACCAGAGGACTGTCTATAAGCTTATTCAGTCTATATGAACAAGCAGCTCAATAAACTGAAAGATATGACTGTAAGAGATCCTGGCCAATCACACAGACCCCAACGAATAGAAGAATGACACTTACTTTGTGTTGAAGAGAGCTGCCTTGATAGCTATTGAGATGGCATCGTACAGGTTTCCATCACACTGCAGGAGCTGTGGAAACATGATGGTGTGAGATGTTACCTTAGTGACGACAATGTAAGCAAGTACTCAGATCAAATAAGCTGTTCTTAGGCCAGATGTGCTGCTTTGCTTTATTCCTCAactgacacacaaatgcaaatgctGTCCAGGAGAAACAATGTTTatcaaacaaaccaaatcatGTGAAAAAAGTTACCTTTTGCAGATTTTctacatgttttatttactaTGTATGTTTGTCTTGACAGTTTGTAGACGACTACATTGTTCGACTGCTCACCAGCACATCCACATAAAGCACCCAGCAGTGTTCTCCAGCACTGATACAGAGGCTCTTAAGGTccacactgtgtttgttgttgaagACTTTGTAGAGAGTGTTACTCAGCTCCGTCCCCagctcctcacctcctctgccCTCAAATTCCGGCGTCGCATTGGCCGAACTTGTGATGGaatgagaaaacaagacaataaaCCTCTTAGTctgagattgtttttttttttttttttttttttaaatttagcgGGAAAGAGGTGAGGAGTAAGCAGAGCAGTAAGTAGTGAGACTGAGTGACCCTGCTACCCTCCTTCTCACGTGTGCATGTCATATTTATATGACAGTATATGATAATATTTCACACATCACAGGCATCTGCTGGAGACACATCTCTCAGGGATACAACAGGCAATACAACACTACCTCCTAGTGGCAGAGTATCCATCGAAACATTACCAAAACCTGTGCACCTATTATTAAACTACAGCAAAATGGGACTTTTTACAATGTGAAtctttgtgtgatgtgttttgaCTTAAATTAGAAATGCATCATTTTGATAGAGTTGAATACCAGTCAACGAAGAACTCCAAATAACCTTCATCTGGCAGCATGGGCTTTGGTTTTCCTATTTCAGCCTTAATCCCAACTAGAACTGCTGTGTGACCCtgacaagagacaaaacagaaagcaaTAACAATCAATCAGCCAGTGAAAATTCATAGAAAAAAGAGGGCAGTAGAAATGTGATGAGCTGGAATATATCTACTAAGCGGATTCAGAGCATAgttttgtttaaagaaaaaaaatcagccaacACGTTGAACTTCTGCTGCAGATACTGAGTGTTTATCGCTACCAGGGAGACGTTGGCTGATCCGTCTGTGTTGGACACCACATCGGTCTCTATTTCCATGTGTCTGTAGTCCTCACAGCCTCTTCCATCCACTCGCAAATCATCCTGATGACAAGAATCAACATGTCAACAACACAGGATCAGTAAGCAAAACGCTAACGCGGCTAGCCTTCCGGTATCGCAAAGAAACAAAGCAGTGCTGCGACATTTAACGAAATTATTCGACTATCAGAGGTCGAAAGGTGCTGAGGTGTGGCTGTTAAAAAACGTACCCGTATACCGTGTAAAATGTAGACCTTTTCAGCCTCGCTGACTTTAACCGTTGCCATaatgctgtgaaaacactggtGGCATGTGTGCA is a genomic window of Toxotes jaculatrix isolate fToxJac2 chromosome 13, fToxJac2.pri, whole genome shotgun sequence containing:
- the LOC121192158 gene encoding tetranectin-like, yielding MEFKGVCVLLGVLLLVNCSFQQTPARKKPVKKDTTKDSAIEDLQKQIDNIVQELTHLKEQQALQTVCLKGIKIHGKCFLADPVRKRYHTASEDCNSMGGVLGTPTSSNENDQLRDYIRQSIGPDEQVWLGVNDMVTEGTWMDQTGINIAYKNWDTSNSRSPQPDGGHSQNCAILSVAARGKWFDENCREEKASVCQFNIV
- the exosc7 gene encoding exosome complex component RRP42: MATVKVSEAEKVYILHGIRDDLRVDGRGCEDYRHMEIETDVVSNTDGSANVSLGHTAVLVGIKAEIGKPKPMLPDEGYLEFFVDCSANATPEFEGRGGEELGTELSNTLYKVFNNKHSVDLKSLCISAGEHCWVLYVDVLLLQCDGNLYDAISIAIKAALFNTKIPRVHISADDEGGKEIELSDDPYDCVRLNVENVPCIVTLCKVGHRHVVDATLQEKACSVASLIISVTHKGTVTCTRKVGGGSLDPESIFEMTEAGKRVGKALHAPLMKLLQQEESLGKKRQKVGFLG